CGCGTGGGCGCGCGCAAAGCCTCGGAGGGCGTCTGCGACGAACGCGTCGGCGTCGCCCAGGACGCGGGTCACCGCGGCACCGCCGACGCGCCCGTCTGGCGCACTCTGCTGCTGCCCGCCGCGTACTCCCGTCGGGGCAGCACGCGATCGCGTAGGTAATCGCGGTTCGTGGCGCTCACGCTCAGCCCGTCTCCGCCGTAGTGCTCCACACAGATGACGCCCTGGAAACCGGCGCGCAGGGCGATCTTCACCGCTTCGCGATAGTTGATGACGCCCAGCTCGAGCGACGTCGGGACGGTCGAGTACAGACCGGCAGCGACATCCTCGTCGCGGGAGTAGTTCTTCACGTGCCAGAAGTTGGCGTAGGGCATGGTCGCCTCCGCGATCGCCCGCCAGTCCTCGACGGGTTCATGGAGCCGGATGAGGTTGCCGATGTCGGGGTTGAGGCCGACGGCGTCCAGGCCGATGTCCTCGACGAGGCGCACGGAGGACTCCGCGCTGCCCAGGAAGGTGTGCTCGTACATCTCGAGCGAGAGCAGCAGCCCCGCCTCGTCCGCGTGCCGCCCGAGCTCGCGCAAGCGCCCGACGGCGAGCGCCCAGGCGTCATCGTCTCCGAAGGGGTCCCGGTGTCCCTCAGCCGTCCAGAACCACAGCTGTTCCCGCTGCGAAGGCGTGAGTGCGCGATGAAGCCCCACCGACACGATCGGGATGCCGAGCTCGGCGGCGAAATCGATCGTCCGGTGCGCGTAGGCGAGGTGCTCCTGGCCGTGTTGCTCGTCGATCACGCTGCGGCGAATGGCCGAGAGGGAGGCGGGGGTCAGCCCCGTCGACCTCAGGCAGTCGCGCAGGGCCTCGACGTGGTCGCCGTCGAGGTCACCGTACCGGGTCCAGGAGTCGGTGAGATCGACCTCCGAGAACCCCTCGTCGCTCACCTCCATGAGATCCGTCAGCCAG
The Microbacterium sp. LWH3-1.2 DNA segment above includes these coding regions:
- a CDS encoding sugar phosphate isomerase/epimerase family protein — its product is MLSSKDWPIAAAMLPLGDAHPVDGPESSAQRWLTDLMEVSDEGFSEVDLTDSWTRYGDLDGDHVEALRDCLRSTGLTPASLSAIRRSVIDEQHGQEHLAYAHRTIDFAAELGIPIVSVGLHRALTPSQREQLWFWTAEGHRDPFGDDDAWALAVGRLRELGRHADEAGLLLSLEMYEHTFLGSAESSVRLVEDIGLDAVGLNPDIGNLIRLHEPVEDWRAIAEATMPYANFWHVKNYSRDEDVAAGLYSTVPTSLELGVINYREAVKIALRAGFQGVICVEHYGGDGLSVSATNRDYLRDRVLPRREYAAGSSRVRQTGASAVPR